The Coffea arabica cultivar ET-39 chromosome 3c, Coffea Arabica ET-39 HiFi, whole genome shotgun sequence genome contains a region encoding:
- the LOC113737088 gene encoding uncharacterized protein isoform X2: protein MIDYEPSSMEITDQPNHMDEEEDPFLKFIDYAQLILKETENDNSDGPGWSWIASRILKTCVAYSSGVTPAILLSDLSQAWNEQNRGRAPKKRPECINQLKEKHRRAKLPSTVTIDSIYEKRFLSLTSVIEAVIVDAYCLPGTNICMITLGDFWSSNTIDLYLHRRFYKLADPNNGILKKGREAFLTGCHLRTASKSCGQDQDDDAMLIGAQFCSDSFSSISLEAVKEGVSYSLYARIESIGSLETQKYGNLQKKQITLVDNDGVKLKFLLWGEQVMLSKLFSVGSMLALDRPFIASSSNGEIETCEEIFLEYGSATQLFMVPSIQHEERVSVSLTQSRSQGSKLLNLSDQRSVISQVTLPCDSQGSIDFSLCPFRSFVVDLHDKMTGLSLYGVVTDIVHERNTAKTTFSLKLKDITGTIWIKLYFVGLWSLGRLGLGHTVYISGLTSSTSIENRLQLSWLESDIGASFINISCLPALLNSSCLHKLSRLSDLSIRIGVTHICRIWLDQIDYCHVSTRFSHSLCGNFVDEARGGDPFCNFCNWNCSAEVVRSFHLKITLADGSAKVCAWCTGQTAAELLQITPDDFDELSEEEQILYPSSLENERFIVAIVSCRSGDGGLINAEHEKTAWEVTRATKV from the exons ATGATAGACTACGAACCTTCATCAATGGAAATCACAGATCAACCAAATCACATGGACGAAGAAGAGGATCCGTTCCTAAAATTTATTGACTACGCGCAGTTGATTTTAAAAGAAACCGAAAATGACAATTCGGACGGGCCGGGTTGGAGCTGGATTGCTTCTCGGATCCTTAAAACTTGTGTAGCTTATTCTAGCGGCGTCACTCCCGCTATTCTCCTTTCCGATCTCTCTCAG GCTTGGAATGAGCAGAATAGGGGGAGAGCTCCAAAAAAGAGGCCTGAATGCATTAACCAGTTGAAGGAGAAGCACAGAAGAGCAAAGCTTCCTAGCACTGTTACAATTGACTCAATTTACGAGAAAAGATTCTTATCCTTGACTAGTGTAATTGAAGCTGTCATTGTAGATGCTTACTGTCTTCCGG GAACCAACATATGCATGATCACATTGGGTGACTTTTGGAGCTCTAACACCATTGATCTGTATCTTCACCGTAG GTTTTACAAATTAGCTGATCCTAACAATGGAATTCTGAAGAAGGGCCGAGAAGCTTTTCTAACTGGATGCCATCTTCGAACTGCCAGCAAAAGTTGTGGCCAG GACCAAGACGATGATGCGATGCTAATTGGAGCACAGTTTTGTTCAGATTCCTTCTCTTCCATTTCTCTTGAGGCTGTTAAAGAAGGGGTCTCTTATTCATTGTATGCTAG GATTGAATCAATTGGATCTTTGGAAACACAGAAGTATGGTAATTTGCAGAAGAAGCAGATTACTCTTGTTGATAACGATGGTGTCAAGCTAAAGTTTCTGCTGTGGGGTGAGCAGGTTATGCTATCCAAGCTATTCAG TGTTGGGAGTATGCTTGCCCTGGATAGGCCATTTATTGCAAGTTCTTCTAATGGTGAAATCGAAACATGTGAAGAAATTTTCCTTGAATATGGCAGTGCAACGCAGCTTTTTATGGTGCCTTCTATCCAACATGAGGAACGA GTATCTGTATCATTGACACAGAGCCGTTCTCAAGGATCAAAGCTATTAAATCTATCAGATCAGAGATCTGTCATTTCCCAAGTGACCCTGCCTTGTGATTCTCAAGGATCTATTGACTTCAGTCTTTGTCCATTTCGG TCATTTGTAGTTGATCTACATGACAAGATGACTGGCCTCAGTCTTTATGGAGTTGTTACTGACATTGTTCATGAGAGAAATACGGCAAAGACCACTTTCTCCTTGAAGCTGAAAGATATAACTGGAACAATTTGGATAAAGCTATATTTTGTCGGATTGTG GTCATTGGGAAGATTAGGGCTTGGTCACACAGTGTACATTTCTGGTTTGACCTCCTCTACGAGCATAGAAAATAG ACTTCAGTTATCATGGTTGGAGAGTGACATTGGAGCTTCATTTATCAACATAAGTTGCTTACCTGCCTTGCTGAACTCGTCTTGTCTTCACAAATTATCACGCCTTTCTGATTTATCTATCCGGATTGGTGTAACTCAT atCTGTCGAATCTGGCTGGATCAGATTGACTATTGTCACGTCAGTACAAGATTTTCGCATTCCCTTTGTGGGAATTTTGTTGACGAGGCACGCGGTGGGGACCCTTTTTGTAACTTCTGCAATTGGAACTGCTCTGCTGAAGTTGTGCGGTCTTTCCATCTCAAGATAACTCTTGCTGATGGGAGCGCAAAAGTGTGTGCTTGGTGCACTGGTCAGACCGCTGCAGAGTTACTTCAAATAACTCCTGACGACTTTGATGAACTCTCTGAG
- the LOC113737088 gene encoding uncharacterized protein isoform X1 produces the protein MIDYEPSSMEITDQPNHMDEEEDPFLKFIDYAQLILKETENDNSDGPGWSWIASRILKTCVAYSSGVTPAILLSDLSQAWNEQNRGRAPKKRPECINQLKEKHRRAKLPSTVTIDSIYEKRFLSLTSVIEAVIVDAYCLPGTNICMITLGDFWSSNTIDLYLHRRFYKLADPNNGILKKGREAFLTGCHLRTASKSCGQARLLPTEYFVVLLDEDQDDDAMLIGAQFCSDSFSSISLEAVKEGVSYSLYARIESIGSLETQKYGNLQKKQITLVDNDGVKLKFLLWGEQVMLSKLFSVGSMLALDRPFIASSSNGEIETCEEIFLEYGSATQLFMVPSIQHEERVSVSLTQSRSQGSKLLNLSDQRSVISQVTLPCDSQGSIDFSLCPFRSFVVDLHDKMTGLSLYGVVTDIVHERNTAKTTFSLKLKDITGTIWIKLYFVGLWSLGRLGLGHTVYISGLTSSTSIENRLQLSWLESDIGASFINISCLPALLNSSCLHKLSRLSDLSIRIGVTHICRIWLDQIDYCHVSTRFSHSLCGNFVDEARGGDPFCNFCNWNCSAEVVRSFHLKITLADGSAKVCAWCTGQTAAELLQITPDDFDELSEEEQILYPSSLENERFIVAIVSCRSGDGGLINAEHEKTAWEVTRATKV, from the exons ATGATAGACTACGAACCTTCATCAATGGAAATCACAGATCAACCAAATCACATGGACGAAGAAGAGGATCCGTTCCTAAAATTTATTGACTACGCGCAGTTGATTTTAAAAGAAACCGAAAATGACAATTCGGACGGGCCGGGTTGGAGCTGGATTGCTTCTCGGATCCTTAAAACTTGTGTAGCTTATTCTAGCGGCGTCACTCCCGCTATTCTCCTTTCCGATCTCTCTCAG GCTTGGAATGAGCAGAATAGGGGGAGAGCTCCAAAAAAGAGGCCTGAATGCATTAACCAGTTGAAGGAGAAGCACAGAAGAGCAAAGCTTCCTAGCACTGTTACAATTGACTCAATTTACGAGAAAAGATTCTTATCCTTGACTAGTGTAATTGAAGCTGTCATTGTAGATGCTTACTGTCTTCCGG GAACCAACATATGCATGATCACATTGGGTGACTTTTGGAGCTCTAACACCATTGATCTGTATCTTCACCGTAG GTTTTACAAATTAGCTGATCCTAACAATGGAATTCTGAAGAAGGGCCGAGAAGCTTTTCTAACTGGATGCCATCTTCGAACTGCCAGCAAAAGTTGTGGCCAGGCACGACTTCTGCCAACTGAATATTTTGTGGTGCTGTTAGATGAG GACCAAGACGATGATGCGATGCTAATTGGAGCACAGTTTTGTTCAGATTCCTTCTCTTCCATTTCTCTTGAGGCTGTTAAAGAAGGGGTCTCTTATTCATTGTATGCTAG GATTGAATCAATTGGATCTTTGGAAACACAGAAGTATGGTAATTTGCAGAAGAAGCAGATTACTCTTGTTGATAACGATGGTGTCAAGCTAAAGTTTCTGCTGTGGGGTGAGCAGGTTATGCTATCCAAGCTATTCAG TGTTGGGAGTATGCTTGCCCTGGATAGGCCATTTATTGCAAGTTCTTCTAATGGTGAAATCGAAACATGTGAAGAAATTTTCCTTGAATATGGCAGTGCAACGCAGCTTTTTATGGTGCCTTCTATCCAACATGAGGAACGA GTATCTGTATCATTGACACAGAGCCGTTCTCAAGGATCAAAGCTATTAAATCTATCAGATCAGAGATCTGTCATTTCCCAAGTGACCCTGCCTTGTGATTCTCAAGGATCTATTGACTTCAGTCTTTGTCCATTTCGG TCATTTGTAGTTGATCTACATGACAAGATGACTGGCCTCAGTCTTTATGGAGTTGTTACTGACATTGTTCATGAGAGAAATACGGCAAAGACCACTTTCTCCTTGAAGCTGAAAGATATAACTGGAACAATTTGGATAAAGCTATATTTTGTCGGATTGTG GTCATTGGGAAGATTAGGGCTTGGTCACACAGTGTACATTTCTGGTTTGACCTCCTCTACGAGCATAGAAAATAG ACTTCAGTTATCATGGTTGGAGAGTGACATTGGAGCTTCATTTATCAACATAAGTTGCTTACCTGCCTTGCTGAACTCGTCTTGTCTTCACAAATTATCACGCCTTTCTGATTTATCTATCCGGATTGGTGTAACTCAT atCTGTCGAATCTGGCTGGATCAGATTGACTATTGTCACGTCAGTACAAGATTTTCGCATTCCCTTTGTGGGAATTTTGTTGACGAGGCACGCGGTGGGGACCCTTTTTGTAACTTCTGCAATTGGAACTGCTCTGCTGAAGTTGTGCGGTCTTTCCATCTCAAGATAACTCTTGCTGATGGGAGCGCAAAAGTGTGTGCTTGGTGCACTGGTCAGACCGCTGCAGAGTTACTTCAAATAACTCCTGACGACTTTGATGAACTCTCTGAG